The DNA window NNNNNNNNNNNNNNNNNNNNNNNNNNNNNNNNNNNNNNNNNNNNNNNNNNNNNNNNNNNNNNNNNNNNNNNNNNNNNNNNNNNNNNNNNNNNNNNNNNNNNNNNNNNNNNNNNNNNNNNNNNNNNNNNNNNNNNNNNNNNNNNNNNNNNNNNNNNNNNNNNNNNNNNNNNNNNNNNNNNNNNNNNNNNNNNNNNNNNNNNNNNNNNNNNNNNNNNNNNNNNNNNNNNNNNNNNNNNNNNNNNNNNNNNNNNNNNNNNNNNNNNNNNNNNNNNNNNNNNNNNNNNNNNNNNNNNNNNNNNNNNNNNNNNNNNNNNNNNNNNNNNNNNNNNNNNNNNNNNNNNNNNNNNNNNNNNNNNNNNNNNNNNNNNNNNNNNNNNNNNNNNNNNNNNNNNNNNNNNNNNNNNNNNNNNNNNNNNNNNNNNNNNNNNNNNNNNNNNNNNNNNNNNNNNNNNNNNNNNNNNNNNNNNNNNNNNNNNNNNNNNNNNNNNNNNNNNNNNNNNNNNNNNNNNNNNNNNNNNNNNNNNNNNNNNNNNNNNNNNNNNNNNNNNNNNNNNNNNNNNNNNNNNNNNNNNNNNNNNNNNNNNNNNNNNNNNNNNNNNNNNNNNNNNNNNNNNNNNNNNNNNNNNNNNNNNNNNNNNNNNNNNNNNNNNNNNNNNNNNNNNNNNNNNNNNNNNNNNNNNNNNNNNNNNNNNNNNNNNNNNNNNNNNNNNNNNNNNNNNNNNNNNNNNNNNNNNNNNNNNNNNNNNNNNNNNNNNNNNNNNNNNNNNNNNNNNNNNNNNNNNNNNNNNNNNNNNNNNNNNNNNNNNNNNNNNNNNNNNNNNNNNNNNNNNNNNNNNNNNNNNNNNNNNNNNNNNNNNNNNNNNNNNNNNNNNNNNNNNNNNNNNNNNNNNNNNNNNNNNNNNNNNNNNNNNNNNNNNNNNNNNNNNNNNNNNNNNNNNNNNNNNNNNNNNNNNNNNNNNNNNNNNNNNNNNNNNNNNNNNNNNNNNNNNNNNNNNNNNNNNNNNNNNNNNNNNNNNNNNNNNNNNNNNNNNNNNNNNNNNNNNNNNNNNNNNNNNNNNNNNNNNNNNNNNNNNNNNNNNNNNNNNNNNNNNNNNNNNNNNNNNNNNNNNNNNNNNNNNNNNNNNNNNNNNNNNNNNNNNNNNNNNNNNNNNNNNNNNNNNNNNNNNNNNNNNNNNNNNNNNNNNNNNNNNNNNNNNNNNNNNNNNNNNNNNNNNNNNNNNNNNNNNNNNNNNNNNNNNNNNNNNNNNNNNNNNNNNNNNNNNNNNNNNNNNNNNNNNNNNNNNNNNNNNNNNNNNNNNNNNNNNNNNNNNNNNNNNNNNNNNNNNNNNNNNNNNNNNNNNNNNNNNNNNNNNNNNNNNNNNNNNNNNNNNNNNNNNNNNNNNNNNNNNNNNNNNNNNNNNNNNNNNNNNNNNNNNNNNNNNNNNNNNNNNNNNNNNNNNNNNNNNNNNNNNNNNNNNNNNNNNNNNNNNNNNNNNNNNNNNNNNNNNNNNNNNNNNNNNNNNNNNNNNNNNNNNNNNNNNNNNNNNNNNNNNNNNNNNNNNNNNNNNNNNNNNNNNNNNNNNNNNNNNNNNNNNNNNNNNNNNNNNNNNNNNNNNNNNNNNNNNNNNNNNNNNNNNNNNNNNNNNNNNNNNNNNNNNNNNNNNNNNNNNNNNNNNNNNNNNNNNNNNNNNNNNNNNNNNNNNNNNNNNNNNNNNNNNNNNNNNNNNNNNNNNNNNNNNNNNNNNNNNNNNNNNNNNNNNNNNNNNNNNNNNNNNNNNNNNNNNNNNNNNNNNNNNNNNNNNNNNNNNNNNNNNNNNNNNNNNNNNNNNNNNNNNNNNNNNNNNNNNNNNNNNNNNNNNNNNNNNNNNNNNNNNNNNNNNNNNNNNNNNNNNNNNNNNNNNNNNNNNNNNNNNNNNNNNNNNNNNNNNNNNNNNNNNNNNNNNNNNNNNNNNNNNNNNNNNNNNNNNNNNNNNNNNNNNNNNNNNNNNNNNNNNNNNNNNNNNNNNNNNNNNNNNNNNNNNNNNNNNNNNNNNNNNNNNNNNNNNNNNNNNNNNNNNNNNNNNNNNNNNNNNNNNNNNNNNNNNNNNNNNNNNNNNNNNNNNNNNNNNNNNNNNNNNNNNNNNNNNNNNNNNNNNNNNNNNNNNNNNNNNNNNNNNNNNNNNNNNNNNNNNNNNNNNNNNNNNNNNNNNNNNNNNNNNNNNNNNNNNNNNNNNNNNNNNNNNNNNNNNNNNNNNNNNNNNNNNNNNNNNNNNNNNNNNNNNNNNNNNNNNNNNNNNNNNNNNNNNNNNNNNNNNNNNNNNNNNNNNNNNNNNNNNNNNNNNNNNNNNNNNNNNNNNNNNNNNNNNNNNNNNNNNNNNNNNNNNNNNNNNNNNNNNNNNNNNNNNNNNNNNNNNNNNNNNNNNNNNNNNNNNNNNNNNNNNNNNNNNNNNNNNNNNNNNNNNNNNNNNNNNNNNNNNNNNNNNNNNNNNNNNNNNNNNNNNNNNNNNNNNNNNNNNNNNNNNNNNNNNNNNNNNNNNNNNNNNNNNNNNNNNNNNNNNNNNNNNNNNNNNNNNNNNNNNNNNNNNNNNNNNNNNNNNNNNNNNNNNNNNNNNNNNNNNNNNNNNNNNNNNNNNNNNNNNNNNNNNNNNNNNNNNNNNNNNNNNNNNNNNNNNNNNNNNNNNNNNNNNNNNNNNNNNNNNNNNNNNNNNNNNNNNNNNNNNNNNNNNNNNNNNNNNNNNNNNNNNNNNNNNNNNNNNNNNNNNNNNNNNNNNNNNNNNNNNNNNNNNNNNNNNNNNNNNNNNNNNNNNNNNNNNNNNNNNNNNNNNNNNNNNNNNNNNNNNNNNNNNNNNNNNNNNNNNNNNNNNNNNNNNNNNNNNNNNNNNNNNNNNNNNNNNNNNNNNNNNNNNNNNNNNNNNNNNNNNNNNNNNNNNNNNNNNNNNNNNNNNNNNNNNNNNNNNNNNNNNNNNNNNNNNNNNNNNNNNNNNNNNNNNNNNNNNNNNNNNNNNNNNNNNNNNNNNNNNNNNNNNNNNNNNNNNNNNNNNNNNNNNNNNNNNNNNNNNNNNNNNNNNNNNNNNNNNNNNNNNNNNNNNNNNNNNNNNNNNNNNNNNNNNNNNNNNNNNNNNNNNNNNNNNNNNNNNNNNNNNNNNNNNNNNNNNNNNNNNNNNNNNNNNNNNNNNNNNNNNNNNNNNNNNNNNNNNNNNNNNNNNNNNNNNNNNNNNNNNNNNNNNNNNNNNNNNNNNNNNNNNNNNNNNNNNNNNNNNNNNNNNNNNNNNNNNNNNNNNNNNNNNNNNNNNNNNNNNNNNNNNNNNNNNNNNNNNNNNNNNNNNNNNNNNNNNNNNNNNNNNNNNNNNNNNNNNNNNNNNNNNNNNNNNNNNNNNNNNNNNNNNNNNNNNNNNNNNNNNNNNNNNNNNNNNNNNNNNNNNNNNNNNNNNNNNNNNNNNNNNNNNNNNNNNNNNNNNNNNNNNNNNNNNNNNNNNNNNNNNNNNNNNNNNNNNNNNNNNNNNNNNNNNNNNNNNNNNNNNNNNNNNNNNNNNNNNNNNNNNNNNNNNNNNNNNNNNNNNNNNNNNNNNNNNNNNNNNNNNNNNNNNNNNNNNNNNNNNNNNNNNNNNNNNNNNNNNNNNNNNNNNNNNNNNNNNNNNNNNNNNNNNNNNNNNNNNNNNNNNNNNNNNNNNNNNNNNNNNNNNNNNNNNNNNNNNNNNNNNNNNNNNNNNNNNNNNNNNNNNNNNNNNNNNNNNNNNNNNNNNNNNNNNNNNNNNNNNNNNNNNNNNNNNNNNNNNNNNNNNNNNNNNNNNNNNNNNNNNNNNNNNNNNNNNNNNNNNNNNNNNNNNNNNNNNNNNNNNNNNNNNNNNNNNNNNNNNNNNNNNNNNNNNNNNNNNNNNNNNNNNNNNNNNNNNNNNNNNNNNNNNNNNNNNNNNNNNNNNNNNNNNNNNNNNNNNNNNNNNNNNNNNNNNNNNNNNNNNNNNNNNNNNNNNNNNNNNNNNNNNNNNNNNNNNNNNNNNNNNNNNNNNNNNNNNNNNNNNNNNNNNNNNNNNNNNNNNNNNNNNNNNNNNNNNNNNNNNNNNNNNNNNNNNNNNNNNNNNNNNAGATAAAGAAGCAACTAAAAGAGTTGCACGAGGGCCTAGATCAAGTCAATGGACTATTGGTCGCGCATGCACAAAACTCGGATGCCTATGCAGTGGCGATGTGACGCGGTCGTCGCATCAATAGATGGGGGAGAGTGTCACGTCCTGCCACTTCACAATTCAAATTTGGCACCGGAAGAAGGGGGGATAATCTAAAGTTGTGGGGAGGTTAGTGGAAGACTCTAGAATTCCCTAGATCTTTCCTTATaattctctagaataacttAGAAGATATCTTGGAAggccttagaattctctaggCTAGTAGAGACTTCTAGTATATGACCAAAGTGTAATTATTAGAGGGACTTGTAAAGTAAACATTATTTGCACTTTATCCCCTAGGTGGTAGTATAAATAGATGGGGCACTCATTTGTAAGGCACCAAGCAAGTTGTAAAGCATTATTTAAGTAACACAAAGCCTTTTTCCAAATCTTTCTAAGTCTTTCctttcattctcttagcgatcttagtcttaaaggcttacttgagcttacaagatcgtgaaagattcgtgagtaagttgtcaagtgccgcacggagcTTTAGTGATACTCTAAATCCGTGACATCATGCACCAAATAAGAGATAAAAGAATTTGGCtagtttcaaatatatacaataaagtaattagtttacAAAATATAGTCATgctttattaaataaaatatagccAAAAAGACATAGAAAGTATACACTAGTTATACACTATAGTTTATTAAAAGTCATAGAAAATATACATCGATTGTACaatattttatacatatacatgaGGTATACACTGATAGtacattatgatacactcaaaaaaTCGAACATAGCTTAACTATACATGAAATATACATGAAATATACATCGACTATTCAATCACGATCAACTTGAAATCACCTCTAAATAGTCCCGAGTTTTCGATATGAAATCTAGTTGATGTTTTGagtcttttatatataattcGCTCAAAATGATTCACGTTTGTagtaagtcaatttttttttttaaaaaagataaatggaggaggaggaggagggggAGGAAAAGCAACGAAGAGGAAGAAGGATAAGCGACGacgacgaagaagaagaagtaattTTATAACTAAAAAGGTGTCGAATGACTATTTTATGTAATAAGTGatttatgtcacgacccaaaaattgGGCTTGATGGATCTGCCTTATCCCACAAAGACATGTGCTAGCCTAAACAACACTCGACAAGGGTAATTGCGGAAGAAAGTaagaactaaacataacataagcatgTGGAAATCATAACATAACACAATCTTCCCCAAATCCTGGTGTCACGTGTACAAGTGCTACACCCCAAAAAattctaagttaagactcgaaCTATTCTTCATTTACGTATGAGGTCGTgtcgggtgattcttaaattatgcttaggtgttaaggtcaattctttagtgtgggaataAATTTGGAGAAAGAATTAAGGTTGTGTCGGGTGAGTCAGAGGTGtattcaaaattttgagatGATAGGTGCACTATGAATCTAAGAtacaaatttgaagaagaagaagaagtaattTTATAACTAAAAAGGTGTTGAATGACCATTTTATGTAATAAGTGatttatgtcacgacccaaaaattgGGCTTGATGGATCTACCTTATCCCACAAAGACATGTGCTAGCCTAAACAACACTCGACAAGGGTAATTGCGGAAGAAATTaagaactaaacataacataagcatgTGGAAATCATAACATAACACAACCTTCCCCAAAATCTGGTGTCACGTGTACAAGTGGTataccccaaaaatttctaagttatgACTCAAACTATTCTTCATTTACGTATGAGGTCGTgtcgggtgattcttaaattatgtgtaggtgttaaggtcaattctttagtgtgaaAATAAATTTGGAGAAAGAATTAAGGTCGTGTCGGGTGAGTCAGAAGTGTATtcaggattttgagatgataGGTGCACTGTGAATCTAAGAtacaaatttgaagaagaagaagaagaagtaattTTATAACTAAAAAGGTGTTGAATGACCATTTTATGTAATAAGTGatttatgtcacgacccaaaaattgGGCTTGATGGATCTGCCTTATCCCACAAAGACATGTGCTAGCCTAAACAACACTCGACAAGGGTAATTGCGAAAGAAATTAAGAACTAAACATTACATAAGCATGTGGAAATCATAACATAACACAACCTTCTCCAAAACCTGGCGTGTACAAGTGTTACACCctaaaaatttctaagttaagactcgaaCTATTCTTCATTTACGTATGAGGTCGTgtcgggtgattcttaaattatgTTGAGTTGTTaaggtcaattctttagtgtgggaataAATTTGGAGAAAGAATTAAGGTTGTGGTGTCGGGTGAGTCTGAGGTGTATTCAGAATTTTGAGATGATATGTGCACTATGAATCTAAGAtacaaatttgaagaagaagaataagaagtaATTTTATAACTAAAAAAGGTGTCGAATGACCATTTTATGTAATAAGTGATTTATGTCATTGCCCAAAAATTGGGCTTGATGGATTTGCCTTATCCCACAAAGACAGGTGCTAGCCTAAACAACACCTGACAAGGGTAATTGCGGAAGAAAGTaagaactaaacataacataagcatgTGGAAATCGTAACATAACACAACCTTCCCCAAAACCTTGTGTCACGTGTACAAGTGTTACACCCCAAacatttctaagttaagactcgaaCTATTCTTCATTTACGTATGAGGTCGTgtcgggtgattcttaaattatgcttaggtgttaaggtcaattctttagtgtAAGAATAAATTTGGAGAAAGAATTAAAGTCGTGTCGGGTGAGTCAGAGGTGTATTCGGGATTTTGAGATGATAGGTGCACTATGAATCTAAGATACAAATTTGATAGATTTgacatttaggttcttatcattaaaaagagttaaaattctaaatttatagGTCTAAAATTAAGACgccaaaataatatatatatatatataaaaattaattaaaacaccAAAAGTGCTACTAATAACCGCTTAGAAAGGCGTTACctaattttaaattgaaaaataaaataagatatatataaaattcaaatttctaacctcacttTGATAAATGCATCCAATCATAATCgtattatatgatattttgaatatgagttcacacatctatatattttttaaaaaataaaaaatacaaactatatatatgatttctaaAGAGAAGCCTGGTTCACATGAACCGGTGACCCCCTCACTGCATATGCCTGTGGGGTGTGGGCTGTAAGAGACCCAACTATGAGCCCaagtgagagaaaaaaaagatgaaataatttatactttTCTAATGTATGCCACAAGCTTTCCCGCCAAAGCCAATTCTCACTTTCCCGCCATAACCCTTGGACCCATTCTTGAGGTTATTCAGTGATCTCAAAGAGAAAACAACATCTCATCCTTATTATTTGATAGAAATTAAAATGCAGATTCAGGTTAAATGCAGTTGCGGAGAGGAGAAATGTCCGGAATGGGCAATTCTAGAGCTTCAAGGTGTTGTTGAAGCCCAACCCTCCTTCAAAGATCGACTCCAAAATCTTCGAATTGGCACTCTCTGCCGTCCCACATCCCAGGTTTTTCACTTACAACTCTAtcttctatcttttttttttgttgtcaatTTACTCATGAGATgcttaaatatttatttatttttttgttgattgaaGGATGAAATTTTAGgaatctcaattttttattttctgcctgtttttttgttttaaaaggaaaattataCATTGACTGTTGGATATCATGAGTTGACCGGAACCAAGGTGCCCTTGAAAAAACCAATGTTAgtattgaagaaaatcaaacttTCCACTGAAGAAGAGAAGGGTGACATCAATTCAACAAAGGTGGAGTTGGACGTTATTGGAGTAATTCGTCAAAGGGTTCTTTTTAAAACCAGACCTAAGGCACTCATATCAAGTAAGaccatcatatttttttttccagtctTGGTAAATCCAGAATTAACTTACTTATTATACTTAATTCCTCAGTTATAGACGTTATTGGAGTGTATGGAAATGGAAAGGTTCAACCTTAGTGTTCGACAATGTTTTAATATTTGCCGTTCTATAATTGTTGTCTTATGTACATGGAAATGAACATGATGCCGAAACGTTGGGGGTGTGCCAGTATTAGTGAGGTTAGAAAAACCCAAGGCAACCTTGGTCGACCATTTCGAAGGATAACTCACTTACTTAAGAGGAAATACTCTCTTAAAAGAAGCATATTAAAGCACAAAGCTTTATATAAAAGCTTTATAATTCAATACAATGTTATTCACATTAAGACTTCTAAGGCCTTAATCTGGGCTTATATCTCAGGTGATTTAGTATAAGAAAAAATGTGTGATAGATATTATTAAAGATGAGGATGATTGATCTCATCaagataaacaacaaaaccattgTAATCCTACAAGTAGAGTCTGAGGAGGGTAAAACGTATGCAAACCTCATCCCTACCTCATCGAGAGAGATGGTACCCTCAATTTAAATAAGGactgccaaaaatatttgaaaagggATACATATATGAgagcaataacaacaacaaattaaagtgAAATTGTTTGTTACACAACAAACaggagaaaggagaaagaaCAGTAATAAACGAAATAATGCAAAATTGGAGCATAAGAACGAAAAAAATTAAGGATGACAAGCTGTTGAATCATCATATGAAAAAATGACAAACTTTTGATTCATCATTTGATAAGTTGTTGCATCAATAAGTGGCAAGCTTTTGGGCCGTTAACAAAGTAGAACAAAGACTTAAGGCACCACCTTCCTTATTTTACGCACCAAATTTATGCTTGAGAAGGAACATGAAAGCTTAAAGAAGCCCACTCCAAGCTTCATGATGATGATTAGGCTTATTTTGTGAGTTGTGTTGCTCGACGACTAGCTCATAATGGAGGATTGGTCGGACTCTTTGGAAGGGATAACATTTTAGCTCTTATAAAAGAAAACTTTAGTTGCCCCAAGATGGAACGAGATGCCATTTGGCATATTCAGAAGTATTGTATTTTCCATTTAGTAATGATGTGAAATTTAAAGATAGGTATGTATAAGTCATTGCCTAATCTTGAAGCTCCTTGGGAAGATGTGGGCATGGATTTTGTTTTAGGATTGCCGATGACTCAATGAAGGAATGACTCTATAATAGGTATGTCTGATGACATCAAACAAGGATTTGATAGATTCTCGACAATGGCTGATTTTGTTCTATCTTAGAAGTCTGTTGATGCTTCTCATATTGTTTATTTATACTTAAAGAGAAGAGTGTCCGCCTCAAGGAATTTTGAAAACTATCACTTCGGACTAAGATGCAAAGTTCACAAGTCATTTTTGACATACTATATGGAGGAAAATTGGAAGTCATTTGTTGTTTAGCTTATCAAGTCATCCCCAATCGATGGTTAAAGGGAAGTAGTAAACAAAATCTTGGAAAatttattgtcatttttttttatgaccgtGGTGTTCGGGCAGCTTTcacgcacctcaactaattccacggAATACCTACCACTTTTCACCAGCAACAGGTACTAGGTAACTTTGTCGACCAAGGCTAGGATAGATGTGAAAATGCATTTTGTCCATGGGATCCTGTCTGCCACAAGCAGAGATTCTTACAATAAATCTTTGAgtcaaacaattcaaaattttcatttgagGTTGTTCGTCGCAAATAGCCCCATTGCCAACTATTTGTGAGTTCACTGCTAATGCTGAAGAACGGACCAAGGAGATCAAGAAGCTTCACGAGGAAGTTTGCGATGATATTGCTCGATAGACCGTTGAAAAGCAACAAGCCACAAGCACCTGAATAAACTATTTTCAAAGAAACTTTAGTATGGATTCACTATAAGTGTCGCAAGAAGTTATCACCTTGAGCAAATGTCTTCGAATTTTGAAGCATATAAATGGCAATGCCTATAAAATTGAACTACCTATAGGTGCTGATTTGTCTTCATACTACGAAGAACATAATGGACATTTGAAGATTGACGGCAAACCGTTTTCATCTCCGAAAGTCCAACGCAAAAGCTTGTCACTTGTTAATGCAGACTTATCATACGATGATGGATGCAACTTGTCATATGATGATTCGATAACTTgtcattctcatctttgaatggTATAATTTTCATCTTTATGTTTAGTGAGGTTTGTCCCACCTTGATCCGTGGAGTAAAACCACTTATGATGTGAGCCTATTTAAAGATCTAAGGGCCTTAGGTGTCATTTGGTAGGGTGTAAAAAAATAGTGTTGAATAGGGTGTATTAGTTATACAGGGATTAGTTATGCTTGGATTATTCATTATCCACTACTTGGttgatgtattagaaataacatgtattgcataatttctaaaaaaaattgtttgctTACAATATACCCTCCACATTCTTTAGCTTATACACTTTCATGAACAATTGTATCTTTAATCATGCTTATGCATGTATTAAAAACTTTagtattgctaataccatggtTTGGTATGTATTATTACACCGAGGATAATACCAAATAGGGTGTGTATTACTTTGACATGGGTTGAAAACTTGTACCAAACAAGCGATTAGTAATACCAATACATGCAGTATTTTCTCTAATACCTTTTATTCAAATCATCTTGTGTTGTTAATATAAAGCATTGTGCTTAAGTTTGCTTCTGTTAATCTTGACATTTGAAGCATTTACTACCACTAGCTTCTTTATTATTAGACTTTTGAGGCTACCTTTAGATGATACTTGTGACGTTGAACTTTTGTTCTTGTGGCTAGAAGTAAATTCCTTTTGCTTACAAGCACCTGATAGATGTTACGACCTGATTTTAAACTCCTTTAAAAATGTTCAATATCGTGGCTATTTGTGGAATAACACATAGTTGTCACCTAATTTTAATTTGGGAATTAGGAAGCCCATTTTATGAAAGAAGGGTGTTTAAACCTTAAATGTGTTTGCAAACCAGATAAAGGGCAAGGATTCAAGTGATTCACTGAGTAAGGTGATTGGAATCTCGAGAAATTCGCAAACACATTTACCTACAGAGTTGAAGACAAATTTTGTGGCTAAAGTAAAACTTGTTTGTAAAATGATAGTTCAAATTGGTTTcgtaaaataatttatgtagcACTTAATTACTCTATTAATCAATAGATGAACTATTTTTGTAATTGTGTTGTTACTTAAATGACCTGTAAATTTGACTTTGAACTAAACATATTAATTCAACTCCCAAACTTATAGGTCGATAGACTTTACTTTATAACTATCAAGACAAGGATTAGTCTTTAAACTATTTTAGTGAGTCTTAAGGTTTTGTATCCTTTgaaaaaactgtttttttttattgttggtcTTGAGCCCCAAATTTCTCTTTGAAACACAACAACAATGACAACATACCCTATGCAATGGCACAAATGGGTTTGGAGAGGCAAGATGTATGCATATTTTATCCCTATTTTAGTGGGGTAGAGATCCTTGAACAAGATTTCTGAAAGGAATAAAAGTAAGATTCATTctttattaattgaaaatattttctgttAAGCGTGAAAAGCTTGAAGcgaaattttggaaaaaaatatccTTTTAATTCTGCCAAACGGAAGCTGAACTTCTCTTTTTAATGAGAACAATAGCCAAACAGAATAAGTAAAAAAGAAGGCGATTCTGTTGTTTGAGCATCCTTTATTCATTGAAAATTATTCCGGAAGAAGTGATTCATTATGATCTTTGAATCTATCAGACAAATATAAACCTCCCATCTTaaggtttatttgttgttggaTAAATTTAGAACTGCTAGACACAGTAGGATTAGCAGGACCGTGCGAAGGATGGCCTCCACCCTAGTTTCTATCCACACCCGTTTGTTATGGTTGTTCAAGTGTCCCCATCCTGCCCACCCCTCTGCCAGATTCATGTTTGAACAAAGTTGACAAGTGTTATAGATAGCTGCATTTACTTCCTTTTTGTGTTAAAAAAAGTTCTATACAAgtgatatttttatgtattcTGCTCTTCCTATACTTGGAGCTACAAGAAGAGCTCCAGTCTAAGATTGTTTTTGAGATGGAGCCTCTGTAACTGGACTAGTGAgtgttttatctttttcattttttttcctcattcATGTTTCTTTATCCCCAAATTGTGCTTCCATTAATCCGTTATGTAGTGGCTCACTAGAATGAAGATCAAAATTGTCGGTTTGGGTCACAGGGATTTTATCAACATGAGTAAAATCCTCTATATGTTTTCTAGGCATAGaagaagattttaaaatttctccCCCTTTTATTGTTTCCAAAGATTGTGTAGAATTGATCCATCAAATTTGAGGTTTTCTTATGCTCCAACAAACTCTTTTTTTCTACATGAATTTACAAGGTTTCCTTATTTTCTGTTGCTTGGATATGGTAAACTCTCTTCCTGCTCAAATTACCCCTCCGCAGGGGCCACCAATAGCTTTCCTCACTCCCTATTTGTGACTTGAGCCCCTCAATCTCATGGTTGGAGGTGCCTCTGTTCTGAATCAAAGGCCAAAGCCGTGAATTGGATCATCCAGAAAAGATCTCCGAACAATCATGGTGGAGTTCCTGAGAGGTGTATATATGAGATCTTTGTTTTCCTATTACTTCAAGGTCGTCCTTGTTTCCCATTCTAGTCACCATCTTTCATTGGGTAGGTATAGATGAAAAATATAGCTTTTAGATTGTTGGAAGACAGAAGATGGCATCAAACACGTGTAAAACGCTTTTATATTAGCGATATTTTCCCCCTACCTTTTGCGAAATTGAAATAAGATATTAATGAAAATAGCTTTAGTGGATATGACAAAGCCATTTTAGTTCCTAACTACACAAATAGTGAAGACATTCTAGTTAGGAAAGCAAGAAATAGCAACTAGATACTTCTAGAATTAAAAGATCAAGATATTATTTGATGCTTTCCTAACAAGAATTTCTCCATTAGTGTAGAAAGTCAAAAGTACTTGTGATATCAACTAAAGCTAAGTTGTATTCAATGCCATAACAATCCCACAAAGCAAAGAGAGTGAATATCGTTATTAGAGAAGTTTTTCCAACGTGTTGCAAGCCTTAATCTTTTGTGGTTTTCATTCACATTTTTCCTACCTTAACTCCTACCATGGCTCTGTTGATGTGCACCCTTTGGCTTTTTAAGATAGCTCAAACAATCAGTGCATTGTGGAAACATTACCACAATGTATTTTAATGACTTAGCCTCACTTAGGTGGGAAGACGCGAAACTACCACCTTTGGTTTGGGAAAATACAACTCCCatctcttatcccataaatTGCATCATTGCATAACCTCTATCTATACTCTTCCCTTAATAATTGTGGATTGTAATGTTGACATGAGACATATATTGAGAAATTGTTTGCATGTTTTCCTTAgatgtctttttcttgaataTGTAAAGAATACACTCGTATccacaaagaaaataaagatcACCTGGCTGTCAGTATTTCATATATGTTAGTCATGTGACCACCAACTGTTTTATGATGTTACTATTCATTGTTCGCTGCCTAGCTATTGTATCTCTAATGATGATCAGATCATgactccattttcttttttcactaTCTAACTCTCCATCTTTTCA is part of the Solanum stenotomum isolate F172 chromosome 8, ASM1918654v1, whole genome shotgun sequence genome and encodes:
- the LOC125873921 gene encoding uncharacterized protein LOC125873921, with translation MQIQVKCSCGEEKCPEWAILELQGVVEAQPSFKDRLQNLRIGTLCRPTSQENYTLTVGYHELTGTKVPLKKPMLVLKKIKLSTEEEKGDINSTKVELDVIGVIRQRVLFKTRPKALISKPQPTEKEKVSAAVSN